From the Aquitalea magnusonii genome, one window contains:
- a CDS encoding HD-GYP domain-containing protein, translated as MVKLLRRASLSDLPVNKPLEWSIYDANNNLILRKGIVISMPGVAEKIVNRGYFLGEPNPADTKNNEQPNEDERDDIALREPVFVLATELITSISRIHKIVLSPPSTLSRIEDLVLQRARQLIQLLKRNSDAVLAALYLNQSNRETRPVKHVLGAAIAYLIAMQSCDDEAQLLPLICAALTRDISLYHFDHTSSHIDIISDHEYSRIKEHTVTAVRMLRKHGIQDEAWLRYVYEHHEKPDGSGYPHGKKNHELHEFSMILSLADTYAGMVVANQRRSGILPGNSLKEIFVSKGSLCLEKHIAVLIKKIGIFPPGSLVQLNNGEVGVVKSYCQNKKNPEVYVVSDIKGFPKAEPVLRDIKQPEFAIQSSISLGKCKVAMFSIKKIWQDL; from the coding sequence ATGGTTAAACTATTGCGAAGAGCCAGCTTATCCGACCTGCCGGTCAATAAACCACTCGAGTGGTCCATTTACGATGCCAATAACAATCTCATCCTGCGCAAGGGCATCGTCATTTCCATGCCGGGGGTGGCCGAGAAAATCGTCAATCGTGGTTATTTTCTCGGTGAACCCAACCCGGCAGACACCAAGAATAATGAGCAGCCAAATGAAGACGAGCGTGACGATATTGCCTTGCGCGAGCCAGTCTTTGTGTTGGCTACCGAACTGATCACCTCGATCTCCCGTATTCACAAGATTGTGCTCAGTCCGCCCAGTACGCTGTCCCGTATCGAGGACCTGGTATTGCAGCGGGCGCGGCAACTGATTCAACTGCTCAAGCGCAACAGCGATGCGGTGCTGGCCGCGCTCTATCTGAATCAGAGCAACCGCGAAACCAGGCCGGTAAAGCATGTGCTGGGTGCGGCCATTGCCTACCTGATTGCCATGCAGTCTTGCGATGACGAAGCGCAGTTATTGCCATTGATTTGCGCGGCGCTGACTCGTGATATCAGCCTTTACCATTTTGATCATACGTCCAGTCATATCGACATCATTTCGGACCATGAATACAGCCGTATCAAGGAGCATACGGTGACGGCGGTGCGCATGCTGCGCAAGCACGGCATCCAGGACGAGGCATGGCTGCGCTATGTTTACGAGCACCACGAAAAACCCGATGGCAGCGGTTATCCGCATGGCAAGAAAAACCATGAGCTGCATGAGTTTTCCATGATTCTGAGCCTGGCGGATACCTATGCCGGCATGGTGGTGGCCAATCAGCGGCGCAGTGGCATCCTGCCCGGTAATTCCCTCAAGGAAATTTTTGTCAGCAAGGGTAGCCTGTGCCTGGAAAAACATATTGCGGTATTAATCAAGAAAATCGGCATTTTCCCGCCTGGCTCGCTGGTGCAGCTGAATAATGGCGAAGTGGGCGTGGTGAAAAGCTATTGCCAGAACAAGAAAAATCCGGAGGTGTACGTGGTGTCGGATATCAAGGGTTTTCCCAAGGCCGAGCCGGTATTGCGGGATATCAAACAGCCAGAATTTGCCATCCAGAGCAGTATTTCCCTGGGCAAGTGCAAAGTGGCCATGTTCTCAATCAAAAAGATTTGGCAGGATCTGTAA
- a CDS encoding response regulator transcription factor: MKEMPLTLFVVDDDEALRRSLLLLLLSQGLAVQAFDSGEAFLSAIDLRQPGCLILDLRLGGISGLSVFEQLLTAHSPLVTLFLSAHGDIPTALEAVRRGAFDWVEKPDTHQLLDKLPAAIALARARAQALRQWAELTPREREVARLVGLGQANKEIARMLVPPCGHRSVETHRANIFSKLQCANDNELGRWLAAHPWLD, translated from the coding sequence ATGAAAGAAATGCCGCTCACCCTGTTTGTCGTCGACGACGACGAGGCCCTGCGCCGTTCCCTGCTGCTGCTACTGCTGTCACAAGGGCTGGCAGTGCAGGCGTTTGATTCCGGCGAAGCCTTTCTCAGCGCCATTGACCTGCGCCAGCCTGGCTGCCTGATTCTGGACCTGCGGCTAGGTGGCATCAGCGGTCTGTCGGTGTTTGAACAGTTGCTGACGGCACACAGCCCGCTGGTGACGCTGTTTTTATCGGCGCATGGCGATATTCCCACTGCGCTGGAAGCGGTACGGCGCGGTGCGTTTGACTGGGTGGAAAAACCAGACACCCATCAACTGCTGGACAAGCTGCCCGCTGCCATCGCCCTGGCGCGCGCGCGGGCGCAGGCGCTACGGCAGTGGGCAGAGCTTACCCCGCGTGAACGCGAAGTGGCGCGGCTGGTTGGCTTGGGACAGGCCAACAAGGAGATTGCCCGTATGCTGGTACCGCCCTGCGGACACCGCTCGGTGGAAACCCACCGTGCCAATATCTTCAGCAAACTGCAGTGCGCCAACGATAACGAGCTGGGCCGCTGGTTGGCGGCGCATCCCTGGCTGGATTGA
- a CDS encoding ATP-binding protein produces MQGRFTARHGRWLLLAVTALWLIVQSGNWAERHEMEARTAALRQAAAAHVLGLRGLVERHDFLPYAAARHPDVLALLQSPQDAALRARVNRYFADLQATTGAAALFLVDRNGLTLSASNWQLPASFVGESYRQRPYFEDAIQGRRGFFYGLGLTTGQSGMFIAEPVRGADGILGVAVVKVSLEPLQNAWMRGTDPVLLRDSRGVVFLSAVPDWLFHAASPVSAADLHWISAHRQYGARNNFPLLPWRVQSPAADGHIVHTLLQGRPRTLYALDTALPELGWTLTVTTDMKEVAQARQLALILSSTLLALLLLAILYWRLREKRFVEQRTARLELERRVEARTRDLEEAHAFRKAMEDSLLVGMRARDPAGRIIYVNPAFCRMVGYSADELLGCLPPYPYWHPDELEKQAKVSDDVLQGRVVPHGYESRIRHKDGHDVITMIYTAALVDARGVHRGWMSSVVDITAQKQAEARQRDQELRLERSARLASVGEMASTLAHELNQPLMALSNFALAARALAEQGAGSLLTDTLNDIIAQSRRASEIVKRVRVFINPQRAQYENLMLAEVITHAVSLLQPELQRHHARLQLQLEESSPPVRGDRVLLEQVLMNLIHNALHAMQSQPEGQRSIMLSSLRQEQGVCVTVADTGPGIPPAQLEQVFAPFFTSKPDGLGLGLNICRTIIEAHGGHLSVQNRAAGGAAFTFTLPIAP; encoded by the coding sequence ATGCAAGGCAGGTTCACTGCACGCCACGGGCGCTGGTTGCTGCTGGCCGTGACTGCGCTCTGGCTGATTGTGCAATCCGGAAACTGGGCGGAGCGACACGAAATGGAAGCGCGCACCGCCGCGCTGCGCCAAGCGGCGGCGGCGCATGTGCTGGGTTTGCGCGGGCTGGTGGAGAGACATGACTTCCTGCCTTATGCCGCAGCCCGTCACCCGGATGTGCTGGCCTTGCTGCAGTCGCCGCAGGATGCCGCGCTGCGCGCACGGGTAAACCGCTACTTTGCCGACCTGCAAGCCACCACCGGTGCGGCGGCGCTGTTCTTGGTAGACCGCAATGGCCTGACCTTGTCGGCCAGCAACTGGCAGTTGCCGGCCAGCTTTGTCGGCGAATCCTATCGCCAGCGCCCTTATTTTGAAGATGCCATCCAGGGGCGGCGCGGCTTCTTTTACGGCCTGGGGCTGACCACCGGCCAGTCCGGCATGTTCATCGCCGAACCGGTGCGCGGGGCGGACGGCATCCTGGGGGTGGCCGTGGTCAAGGTGAGCCTGGAGCCTTTACAGAATGCGTGGATGCGCGGCACCGACCCGGTGCTGCTGCGTGACAGCCGCGGCGTGGTGTTTCTCAGCGCGGTGCCCGACTGGCTGTTTCATGCCGCCAGTCCGGTGTCGGCGGCGGATCTGCACTGGATCAGCGCGCACCGGCAATATGGGGCGCGCAACAATTTCCCCCTGCTGCCCTGGCGCGTCCAGTCCCCGGCTGCGGACGGGCATATCGTACACACGCTGCTGCAAGGCCGGCCCAGAACCCTGTATGCACTGGATACCGCGCTGCCGGAACTGGGCTGGACCCTGACCGTGACCACCGATATGAAAGAAGTGGCCCAGGCGCGCCAACTGGCGCTGATTCTCAGTTCCACGCTGCTGGCGCTGCTGCTGCTGGCCATTCTGTACTGGCGCTTGCGTGAAAAACGTTTTGTCGAGCAACGCACTGCCAGGCTGGAGCTGGAGCGCCGGGTGGAAGCCCGCACCCGCGACCTGGAAGAGGCGCACGCCTTCCGCAAGGCGATGGAGGACTCGCTGCTGGTGGGCATGCGCGCGCGCGATCCCGCCGGGCGCATCATCTACGTCAATCCGGCGTTTTGCCGCATGGTGGGCTACAGTGCCGATGAGTTGCTTGGCTGCCTGCCGCCCTATCCCTATTGGCATCCGGACGAACTGGAAAAACAGGCCAAGGTAAGCGACGACGTGTTGCAAGGCCGGGTGGTGCCGCATGGCTATGAGTCGCGCATCCGTCACAAGGACGGACATGACGTGATCACCATGATTTACACCGCCGCCCTGGTGGATGCGCGCGGCGTGCATCGCGGCTGGATGAGTTCGGTGGTGGACATCACCGCCCAGAAACAGGCCGAAGCCCGCCAGCGCGATCAGGAACTGCGACTGGAGCGTAGCGCACGGCTGGCCAGCGTGGGGGAAATGGCCTCCACCCTGGCACATGAACTGAATCAGCCGCTGATGGCCCTGTCCAATTTTGCCCTGGCCGCACGGGCGCTGGCAGAGCAGGGGGCAGGCAGCCTGTTGACCGATACCCTGAATGACATCATCGCCCAGTCGCGCCGGGCCAGCGAAATCGTCAAGCGGGTGCGGGTGTTTATCAATCCGCAGCGCGCCCAGTATGAGAACCTGATGCTGGCAGAAGTCATCACCCATGCCGTCAGCCTGCTGCAGCCAGAGCTACAGCGCCACCATGCCCGCCTGCAACTGCAGTTGGAGGAAAGCAGCCCGCCAGTGCGCGGCGACCGGGTATTGCTGGAGCAAGTGCTGATGAACCTGATTCACAACGCCTTGCATGCCATGCAGTCCCAGCCGGAAGGGCAGCGCAGCATCATGCTGTCTAGCCTGCGGCAGGAGCAGGGCGTGTGCGTGACCGTGGCCGACACCGGGCCGGGCATTCCCCCCGCCCAACTGGAGCAGGTGTTTGCGCCCTTTTTTACTTCCAAGCCCGATGGACTCGGCCTGGGCCTGAATATCTGCCGCACCATCATCGAAGCCCACGGCGGCCACCTGAGCGTGCAGAACCGCGCTGCTGGCGGTGCCGCCTTTACCTTTACACTACCGATCGCCCCATGA
- a CDS encoding MFS transporter, which translates to MRSATTPPVGTAGSSQQERISTKRLHAIIVGSAGNLVEWFDFYCYSAFALYFANAFFPAQDATAQLMSTAGIFALGFFIRPIGGILFGHIGDRMGRKTALMASVLLMCFGSLLIACAPTYATAGILSPCILLLARLLQGLSLGGEYGASATYLSEMADSKHRGFYSSFQYVTLIGGQLLALILLLVLQKFLLSAEELRAWGWRIPFFVGAALAVLALRMRHNLPETQSFEAARKKAKTMGGLRQLAQHPREVLLVVGLTMGGTLAFYVYTTYMQKFLRLSVGLTDMQTTAVSAASLLFAMCLQPLYGALSDRIGRKPLLIGFALLGTLFTVPLLTAIRHASGPWEAFGLIACAWMIVSGYTSINALVKAELFPASIRATGVGVPYAFAVSVFGGTAEYLALWFKSIQLESGFYWYATAVISCTLLVCWFMRDTGKGSLIDAEAKQ; encoded by the coding sequence ATGCGTAGCGCCACTACCCCGCCGGTTGGCACCGCCGGCAGCAGCCAGCAGGAACGGATTTCCACCAAGCGTCTGCACGCCATCATTGTCGGCTCCGCCGGCAATCTGGTGGAATGGTTCGACTTCTACTGTTACTCGGCATTTGCCCTGTATTTTGCCAATGCCTTCTTCCCGGCACAGGATGCCACCGCACAGCTGATGTCCACCGCCGGCATTTTTGCGCTGGGCTTTTTCATCCGTCCCATTGGCGGCATCCTGTTTGGCCATATCGGCGACCGCATGGGCCGCAAGACCGCGCTGATGGCTTCGGTGCTGCTGATGTGCTTTGGCTCGCTGCTGATTGCCTGCGCGCCCACCTATGCCACCGCCGGCATCCTGTCGCCCTGCATCCTGCTGCTGGCCCGCCTGCTGCAAGGCCTGAGCCTGGGTGGTGAATACGGTGCCAGCGCTACTTATCTGTCAGAAATGGCCGATTCCAAACATCGTGGTTTCTACAGCAGCTTTCAGTACGTCACCCTGATTGGCGGACAACTGCTGGCCCTGATCCTGCTGCTGGTGTTGCAGAAATTCCTGCTCAGTGCGGAAGAGCTGCGCGCCTGGGGCTGGCGCATTCCGTTTTTTGTAGGTGCGGCGCTGGCGGTACTGGCCTTGCGCATGCGCCACAACCTGCCGGAAACCCAGTCGTTTGAAGCCGCACGCAAGAAAGCCAAGACCATGGGCGGCCTCAGGCAATTGGCCCAGCATCCCAGAGAAGTGCTGCTGGTGGTGGGCCTCACCATGGGCGGCACACTGGCCTTCTATGTGTACACCACCTATATGCAGAAATTCCTGCGCTTGTCGGTGGGCCTGACCGACATGCAAACCACCGCGGTATCGGCCGCCTCGCTGCTGTTTGCCATGTGTTTGCAACCGCTGTATGGCGCGCTGTCCGACCGCATTGGCCGCAAACCGCTGCTGATCGGCTTTGCCCTGCTGGGCACCCTGTTCACCGTGCCCCTGCTCACCGCCATCCGCCACGCCAGCGGGCCGTGGGAAGCCTTTGGCCTGATCGCCTGCGCCTGGATGATTGTGTCCGGCTATACCTCCATCAACGCACTGGTAAAGGCCGAGCTGTTCCCGGCCAGCATCCGCGCCACCGGGGTGGGCGTACCTTACGCCTTTGCCGTCTCGGTCTTCGGTGGCACGGCGGAATACCTGGCCTTGTGGTTTAAGTCCATCCAGCTGGAAAGCGGCTTTTACTGGTATGCCACCGCCGTGATTTCCTGCACCTTGCTGGTGTGCTGGTTCATGCGAGACACCGGCAAGGGCTCGCTGATTGATGCCGAGGCCAAACAATGA
- a CDS encoding LysR substrate-binding domain-containing protein encodes MRRLPSLTALRFFEESARHMSFNKSALALCVTPGAVSRQIRLLEDALGTALFYRDHTGIRLTRQGQALHASLAEAFDVIEQATRIVIQRQTPRRKRLTVITPPTFATRWLSPRLGSLLQALPGIDFSILTDNTEPQPCSIRFGHQPQHHCRSELLFIEQHVLVGGMKLRGQQVETLLQQLPTLHVLHGKKRLSLWPDWLDAAGLPLAYADNGIEFSTLDQAIHAACAGMGLAVVDRNMISHELRAGALLQLAPTECHGPYGYWLEIQAAHEHEAEISALSAWLRNAAAAQPGGYQLVLA; translated from the coding sequence ATGCGCCGCCTGCCATCCTTGACGGCTTTACGCTTTTTTGAAGAGAGCGCAAGGCATATGAGTTTCAACAAGTCTGCATTGGCCTTGTGTGTGACACCTGGTGCAGTCAGCCGCCAGATCCGTTTGCTGGAGGATGCGCTTGGCACAGCGCTTTTCTACCGTGATCACACCGGCATTCGTCTCACCCGGCAGGGACAGGCATTACATGCCAGCCTGGCCGAAGCATTCGATGTGATCGAGCAGGCCACCCGTATAGTTATCCAGCGCCAAACCCCTCGCCGCAAACGGCTGACAGTCATTACACCACCCACCTTTGCCACGCGCTGGCTGTCCCCGCGCTTGGGTTCGCTGCTGCAAGCGCTACCAGGCATCGACTTCTCCATCCTGACCGATAACACGGAACCGCAACCGTGCAGCATCCGCTTCGGTCATCAGCCCCAGCACCATTGCCGCTCCGAACTATTGTTCATCGAGCAGCACGTACTGGTAGGTGGAATGAAGTTGCGCGGGCAGCAGGTGGAGACGCTGCTACAGCAACTACCTACGCTGCATGTGTTACATGGCAAAAAAAGGCTTTCGCTGTGGCCGGACTGGCTGGATGCCGCCGGTTTACCCCTTGCATACGCGGACAACGGCATCGAGTTTTCGACACTCGATCAGGCCATTCACGCAGCCTGTGCCGGCATGGGACTGGCGGTAGTGGATCGCAATATGATTTCCCATGAACTGCGGGCGGGAGCACTGTTGCAACTGGCGCCGACAGAATGCCATGGACCTTATGGATACTGGCTGGAAATCCAGGCTGCCCATGAGCACGAAGCGGAAATCTCTGCGCTGTCCGCCTGGCTGCGCAACGCCGCCGCCGCACAGCCAGGCGGATATCAGCTCGTACTGGCCTGA
- a CDS encoding MFS transporter, which translates to MDIHTTGTSASGFPASPAVCAGGTGIMLDDVPLNRFHIKIAALTFGAHFTEGYVLGTIAYALGSLNRQIPLDAFWTGLLASSALLGIFLGSLVFGWLADRLGRQKIFLCSFLIITVAAFLQFYVSAAWMLVALRVLIGFGMGGDFVVGHAILAEFSPRKHRGTLLGSFSVIWTIGYVLANVFGMFYADASPDAWRWLLASAGVPALLVLVLRIGTPESPRWLLGKGRKEEAMRIVHKHFGAHVTLDGNAAGGQTGQAAGFARLFQADLIRRTLFNCIFFMCLVIPYFAIYTFLPGILAAIRIAPGSGADLLLNGFLVLGALTGIWLTIKLPRRAFLIGAFALCCVSLLGLSMLPPSAQVVMIVLFGIFTLTMSAFSNLVGVYPPECFPTEVRACGVGLSIACSRLGSAIGTFLLPLGIEKAGIQLTMLALAAVLLVGMVVSIAWAPETKYLTLNQASTS; encoded by the coding sequence ATGGATATACATACTACCGGTACGTCAGCGTCAGGTTTTCCTGCCAGCCCTGCTGTCTGTGCTGGCGGCACTGGCATTATGCTGGATGACGTGCCGTTGAACCGTTTTCATATCAAGATTGCCGCGCTGACCTTTGGTGCGCATTTTACCGAAGGCTATGTGCTGGGCACCATTGCCTACGCGCTGGGTTCTCTGAACAGACAGATTCCGCTGGATGCCTTCTGGACGGGCCTGCTGGCTTCCTCCGCGCTATTGGGCATCTTCCTGGGCAGTCTGGTGTTCGGCTGGCTGGCTGACAGGCTTGGGCGTCAGAAAATCTTCTTGTGCAGCTTCCTTATCATTACCGTTGCTGCATTCCTGCAATTTTATGTCAGTGCGGCATGGATGCTGGTTGCACTGCGCGTGCTGATCGGCTTTGGCATGGGCGGCGATTTTGTCGTCGGCCATGCGATTCTGGCCGAATTTTCACCACGCAAGCATCGTGGCACCCTGCTGGGATCATTCAGCGTGATCTGGACCATTGGCTATGTGCTGGCCAATGTTTTCGGCATGTTTTACGCCGATGCCAGTCCGGATGCCTGGCGCTGGTTGCTGGCGTCGGCCGGTGTGCCTGCATTGCTGGTGCTGGTTTTGCGTATTGGTACTCCGGAGTCTCCGCGCTGGCTGCTGGGCAAAGGGCGCAAGGAAGAGGCGATGCGCATTGTACACAAGCATTTTGGGGCGCATGTCACGCTGGATGGCAACGCCGCAGGAGGGCAGACGGGACAGGCGGCTGGCTTTGCGCGCTTGTTCCAGGCCGATTTGATCCGCCGCACACTCTTTAACTGCATCTTCTTCATGTGCCTGGTGATTCCCTACTTTGCCATCTACACCTTCCTGCCCGGTATTCTTGCTGCCATCCGCATTGCTCCGGGATCCGGGGCGGATTTGCTGCTGAATGGATTTTTGGTGCTGGGGGCGCTGACCGGTATCTGGCTGACGATCAAGCTGCCACGCCGCGCATTCCTGATTGGCGCATTTGCGCTGTGCTGTGTGTCGCTCCTTGGCCTGAGCATGCTGCCACCTTCGGCCCAAGTGGTGATGATTGTCCTGTTCGGTATTTTCACGCTGACCATGTCGGCCTTTTCCAATCTGGTGGGGGTGTATCCGCCGGAGTGCTTTCCGACCGAGGTGCGGGCTTGTGGCGTGGGTTTGTCAATTGCCTGTAGCCGCCTGGGGTCGGCCATTGGCACCTTCTTGTTGCCGCTGGGCATTGAAAAGGCAGGTATCCAGCTGACGATGCTGGCTTTGGCCGCAGTATTGCTGGTCGGCATGGTGGTATCGATTGCTTGGGCTCCGGAAACCAAGTATCTGACCTTGAATCAGGCCAGTACGAGCTGA
- a CDS encoding aldo/keto reductase gives MEYLRLGQSGLKVSRLCLGTMNMGSPAWKPWIFDERQSEPIVRHALEAGVNFIDLADFYSAGTGEAVLGRILKRLVRRDEVVITTKVGYDMASHPNAGGHSRKHIMDGIDASLQRLGMDYVDIYMLHFFDVNTPVEETMCALNDVVQAGKARYLGVSTMYTWQFAKIMQACEQHHWHKPINMQLQLNVAYREEEREMIPYCQDQGVGVSVFSPLARGLLSGDVQSTRNQTDFFTAQMYGDACSQRIAASVARVAARRGVSAAQIAQAWVLNRPGVVSMLVGADSAAQFDSALAALETRLDEDELHELERNYTPCDLINDYSVGHRIAREPRPAQGVFRQADT, from the coding sequence ATGGAATACCTGCGTCTTGGCCAATCCGGTTTGAAAGTGTCGCGCTTGTGTCTTGGCACCATGAATATGGGCAGTCCGGCATGGAAACCCTGGATTTTTGATGAAAGGCAAAGTGAGCCCATCGTTCGTCATGCCTTGGAGGCCGGGGTGAATTTTATCGATCTGGCTGATTTTTACTCAGCCGGTACCGGTGAAGCTGTGCTGGGTCGCATTCTCAAGCGGCTGGTGCGGCGCGATGAGGTGGTCATCACCACCAAGGTCGGTTATGACATGGCCAGTCACCCCAATGCCGGTGGACATTCGCGCAAGCACATCATGGATGGGATAGATGCTTCGCTGCAGCGTCTGGGCATGGATTATGTCGATATCTACATGCTGCATTTCTTCGATGTGAATACGCCGGTTGAAGAGACAATGTGCGCGCTGAATGACGTTGTGCAGGCAGGCAAGGCCCGCTATCTGGGGGTTTCCACCATGTATACCTGGCAGTTTGCCAAGATCATGCAAGCGTGTGAGCAGCATCACTGGCACAAGCCGATCAATATGCAGCTGCAGCTTAATGTGGCCTACCGTGAGGAAGAGCGCGAGATGATTCCTTACTGCCAGGATCAAGGCGTTGGGGTATCGGTATTCAGCCCGCTGGCCCGTGGCCTGCTGAGCGGCGATGTCCAGTCCACCCGCAACCAGACGGATTTCTTCACCGCACAGATGTATGGCGATGCCTGCTCACAACGGATTGCCGCCTCGGTTGCGCGGGTGGCGGCACGTCGGGGGGTGAGTGCCGCGCAGATTGCCCAGGCCTGGGTGTTAAACCGGCCGGGTGTGGTCAGCATGCTGGTGGGGGCGGATTCGGCGGCGCAGTTTGATAGTGCGCTGGCGGCATTGGAAACCCGGCTTGATGAGGATGAATTGCACGAATTGGAACGCAATTACACGCCCTGTGACCTGATCAATGATTACAGCGTCGGACACCGTATTGCACGAGAACCACGGCCTGCACAGGGGGTGTTTCGGCAGGCGGATACGTGA
- the fae gene encoding formaldehyde-activating enzyme, translating into MERNLFIGEGFEGAGVNLAHINVLAGPRTGPAGQAFATALATPSLGHAPFVVIVQPGIPAKPLTLYVNKAQIESTTHANATWGASQAGIAKAVAESLESGILPAAAENDWVVVTANWVNAQADDLDSVFDNNYRACKQALIAAMEGLPHKDTVFMAARQVCNPFYTPKTN; encoded by the coding sequence ATGGAAAGGAATCTGTTTATTGGCGAGGGCTTTGAAGGCGCAGGGGTCAACCTGGCACATATCAATGTGCTGGCCGGGCCGCGCACTGGCCCGGCAGGGCAGGCATTTGCGACAGCACTTGCCACGCCATCACTGGGCCATGCGCCGTTTGTGGTGATTGTGCAGCCGGGTATCCCGGCCAAACCCCTTACGCTTTATGTCAACAAGGCCCAGATCGAGAGCACTACCCATGCCAACGCAACCTGGGGCGCATCGCAGGCCGGGATTGCCAAGGCAGTTGCAGAATCGCTGGAGAGTGGCATTTTGCCGGCAGCGGCAGAGAACGATTGGGTTGTGGTGACGGCCAACTGGGTGAATGCACAGGCGGATGATCTGGATAGCGTGTTTGACAATAACTATCGTGCTTGCAAACAGGCGCTGATCGCAGCCATGGAAGGCCTGCCGCACAAGGACACGGTATTCATGGCGGCACGGCAGGTGTGCAACCCGTTTTACACACCGAAAACCAATTGA
- a CDS encoding isochorismatase family protein, translated as MPGTALLIVDMQCGVVAAQPAAVRLEQVLDSLQLAIAKARQRGFPVIFVQHEEAGLERSSAAWQLHPALPATAADHFIGKRHGDSFCDTELAGLLQSLEVSRLWLGGCATDFCVDSTLRNAVSRGFQVTVIRDGHTTLPAFALSGEQVIDHFNAVWQATKATPQPLRVQAATAL; from the coding sequence ATGCCGGGTACCGCTTTACTGATTGTGGACATGCAGTGCGGCGTGGTGGCCGCACAGCCAGCCGCCGTCCGGCTGGAGCAGGTACTGGACAGTCTGCAACTGGCCATTGCCAAGGCCAGGCAGCGTGGTTTTCCGGTGATCTTTGTGCAGCATGAAGAAGCCGGGCTGGAACGCAGCAGCGCCGCCTGGCAACTGCACCCGGCCTTGCCCGCCACGGCGGCGGACCATTTCATTGGCAAACGCCATGGCGACAGCTTTTGTGACACCGAGCTGGCCGGTCTGCTGCAATCGCTGGAGGTCAGCCGGCTGTGGCTGGGTGGCTGCGCCACCGACTTCTGCGTGGACAGCACCTTGCGCAATGCGGTGTCACGCGGTTTTCAGGTCACGGTCATCCGTGATGGCCACACCACCCTGCCCGCCTTTGCCTTAAGCGGCGAACAGGTGATCGACCACTTCAATGCAGTCTGGCAGGCCACCAAGGCCACCCCGCAGCCACTACGGGTGCAGGCTGCCACCGCGCTGTAG
- a CDS encoding substrate-binding periplasmic protein gives MLPLFSQVCHAAPLRLVTFDYPPYVTEGDQGPQGLATNIVREVFARIGKHAQIKLYPMNRAFSLVNNRQVDGLFPLKKTPERELTMVYPNQPLLIQDYVFFVRKDSPWQFNGKLESIAGARIGITRNVFYSPRLDQALKAGLFAAVDSTDSHELNLRKLLAGRVDIVPCSRAVGLQLLQTMPGGNKAVQTGPSIEKVASYLVFAPGPEAAKLAALFDQAMTRMSKDGSLNRLIANDLRRQQQAPISIH, from the coding sequence ATGCTGCCGCTATTCTCCCAGGTCTGTCATGCCGCCCCGCTGCGGCTGGTGACATTCGACTATCCACCTTATGTCACGGAGGGCGATCAGGGCCCCCAAGGGCTAGCCACCAACATAGTGCGTGAAGTCTTTGCCCGCATCGGCAAACATGCACAGATCAAACTCTATCCGATGAACCGGGCGTTCAGCCTGGTCAACAACCGCCAGGTGGATGGTTTATTCCCGCTAAAAAAGACCCCGGAGCGGGAATTGACCATGGTTTATCCCAATCAACCATTGCTCATCCAGGACTATGTATTTTTCGTCCGCAAGGATTCGCCATGGCAGTTCAACGGTAAATTGGAATCCATTGCAGGCGCGCGCATTGGCATCACCCGCAATGTGTTCTACAGCCCCCGTCTGGACCAGGCATTAAAAGCAGGACTATTTGCAGCCGTGGATAGCACGGATAGCCATGAATTGAATTTGCGTAAATTGCTGGCCGGCCGGGTGGACATCGTGCCTTGCAGCCGTGCGGTAGGGCTGCAATTGCTGCAAACAATGCCTGGTGGAAATAAAGCCGTACAAACCGGACCCAGCATAGAAAAGGTGGCCAGCTATCTGGTGTTCGCACCCGGCCCGGAGGCGGCCAAGCTTGCCGCCCTCTTCGACCAGGCCATGACCCGCATGAGCAAGGATGGAAGCCTGAACCGACTGATTGCGAATGATCTGCGCAGACAGCAGCAAGCCCCCATATCCATTCACTAG